From Ammoniphilus oxalaticus:
AAGCTAGCGCCAAAGCTTATATCCAGGCGATTAATAAAATAATTGCTAGAAGAAGAGATTCTTCTAATGCGGTAGAGCCGCTTCCGTTAACCTCAACGATGAACTAGAAATGTAAAGAGGATGGAATACAAATGAAGGAATTTAAAATCGCCGTTTTACCCGGGGATGGAATCGGCCCCGAAGTTATGGAACAGGCCGTAAAAATACTGAAAGTCATTGAGCACCAAGAAAAAGTGAAATTCAATTTTGAATATGGATTACTTGGCGGCTGCGCGATTGATGCGGATGGAACGCCGCTTCCAGAACAAACGTTAGAAATTACGAAAAACGCGGATGCGATCTTGTTAGGAGCGGTTGGCGGACCAAAGTGGGATCAGAATCCGAACCATCTTAGACCGGAAGCAGGGTTATTGGCTCTTCGAAAAGAGCTCGACCTATATGCAAACTTACGTCCGGCGCAAATGTACGAATGCATGGCCAAAGCTTCCTCTTTAAAAGAAGAGCTGGTTGCGGGAGTAGATATCATGGTCGTGCGCGAACTGACGGGTGGAATCTACTTCGGGGAAAAGAAACGATATGAAGACCAAAATGGCAAGGAAGTCGCCGTCGATACATTGCTTTACCATGAAGATGAGATTGAAAGAATCGTAAGGATGGCTTTTGAAATCGCAGGTAAACGAGACAACAGATTAGTATCTGTTGATAAAGCGAATGTGTTGGAAAGCTCTAGATTGTGGAGAAGTGTTGTTGAGCGTATAGCTAAAGAGTACCCGAATATTGAATGTACGCACATGCTAGTGGACGCATGCGCTATGCAGTTAGTGCGGGCGCCAAAACAGTTTGACGTGATTGTAACGGAAAATATGTTTGGCGATATTTTAAGCGATGAAGCGGCAATGCTGACCGGTTCAATCGGGATGCTCGCCTCGGCAAGCTTAACCGATGGAAATTTAGGTCTATACGAACCTGTCCATGGTTCCGCGCCTGATATTGCTGGGCAAGAATTGGCTAATCCAATTGCTACGATTTTGTCAGCGGCATTGATGCTGCGTTATTCATTCGGACTAGATGACGCCGCTAAACGAATTGAAGACGCGGTTGAAGATGTGCTGAATAAAGGAATTCGCACAGCGGATATTGCCACAACTGGAGAAATTTCAGTTGGAACGAACGACATGGCAAACTATATCGCCGAAATATTAGAAGCTTAAAAAAATAGCCATAGAAGGAGTACTACTTCCTTCTATGGCTATTCACTATTGTGGAGCAACTCGCGAATCGGGCTCTTCCAGCTTATTTCCGCATGGGGATACGCGGCGTGGATCATCGATCTGATTTCTTCAAAATCTTCTCTTTGCAATCCGACAAGTTCTTCATGGCGACGTGGCCAGACGTGTATTTTAACGATTTGAAAAGCTTCTTCCGTCGTCCCCATATATTTTTCCCCTTCAAATAGAACGCCGCGATAAACGAGTAGAATGTTGCGGTGAACATTTCCTTTGTCGTCCATCATGATGGTTCGCTTCTGTTCTACCGCTCGGTTAATTTTCCGATAGGGATGGAGAAAAAATGTAAAACACCAATAAATTCCAAGGATTAATAAAATGAGTAACAGGATACGAATAATGAGAATCATAGTAACTCCTTCACAAGATTAGGTTTATATGACTTACTATACGATTAGAATAGCTAATTGGATTCATTTTAGGTACATTGTAATAGAATGCAAGTTTGCGGGTCAATTCGTCCCACAGAGAAAGGGGTTTCCAATGAAAACAGTCATTGCCACTTTAAATGCTAAATATATTCATGCCTCACTCGCTTTGCGTTATTTAAAAGCGTATTGCCAACAAGATTTTGAATTAGAAATGATGGAGTTTACAATTCGGGATACTCCTATCAATATCGTCACGGATATTATCAACGCGAATCCAACGGTTGTTGGTTTTTCCTGTTATATCTGGAATATTGAAGAGACGATCATTTTAATTGATATGTTAAAGAAAATAAATCCCCAACTCAAGATCATACTAGGCGGACCTGAAGTATCCTATGACGTAGCTTATTGGATGGAGCGACTACAAGGCGTCGACTTTATTGTCGTTGGAGAAGGAGAAGAAACGCTTCATCATTTGTTAAGTGAGATTGAGGGCGAACATAAATATGATCTTGTTTTTGGAATTGCTTATCGAAAGGGAGAGGAGGTTGTGATAAATCCGCCTAATCCCCGCTTAGATCTAAACGACATTCCTTCGCCGTATATTGGTTTTGATGATATAGAGGAGTTGCGCAATCGGGTCGTTTATTATGAGACTTCGCGAGGTTGTCCTTTCTCTTGCAGTTTTTGTCTGTCTTCGATTGAGGTTGGAGTGCGCTATTTTGACATTGAGCGGGCAAAAAAAGAACTGAAATACTTAATTGATAACGGTGTAAAACTGATCAAATTTGTTGACCGCACGTTTAATATTCGCCGTGATTATGCAATGGAAATTTTCGATTTTTTAATTAAGAACCACGGAGGAGCAGTCTTTCAATTTGAAATTACAGCAGATATTATGAGACCTGAAGTGCTGGATTATCTCGCGGAACATGCTCCGCCTGGCATTTTTAGATTTGAAATTGGAGTGCAATCAACGAATGATGCAACAAATATACTCGTTGAACGCCGCCAGAACTTTGACAAATTGAGCCATACAGTAATGACCATCAAAAATGCGGAAAACATTGATCAGCATCTGGATTTAATTGCGGGATTGCCTGAAGAAGACTATGATTCCTTTCGTAAAACGTTCAACGATGTTTTCGCGATGCGACCAGAGGAGTTGCAGTTAGGATTTTTAAAGATGTTAAGAGGAACAGGGATGAGGATCAATGCCGACAAGTATGGATACAAGTGGATGGAGCATGCCCCATACGAAATATTAGGTAACGACGTGCTTCCTTTTTCCGATATCGTCAAAATAAAAAGGGTAGAAGACGTTTTGGAGAAGTATTGGAATGCGCACCGGCTGGATCGCACAGTCGAATTTTTGGTTTCTACACAATTTGAAACACCGTTCGATTTCTTCCAACAGTTTGGCGACTATTGGGAATTGAATGGGTGGCAACGCATCGGACATCAGCTCGAGGATTTGTTTACACGACTTTATCAATTTCTTGAGCATATAGAAATTAAGGATCTGCCGATTGCAAAGGGCATCATGCAGTTAGATTACTTTTTGACGCAACGCAACAAGCCGCGTAGAACGTGGTGGACGTTTGAAATGGAAAAAAGCGAACAGCAACGGTTAATGAGACTGGCGGCAAATGAGCCGAACCTATTAGGCCCGAAATTTACGTCTTATAACATGGATGAAAGAGAATTGCACAAACGGGCAGTCGTCGAGCTTTTGCCATTTGACTTGCAGAAATATGAGACAAGCGGCGAGATTACCGAAGCGGAAACGTTGTTACTTGTCTATTATGAGCTAGGCCAACTTCCGAGCTACTTTACGGCTAATCTGGCTGATGTGCAAATCGCGGAAAACTAGGTTATAATAAATGCGTGAAAGACCCGTATTACCAAAACTATACAAAGGAGGCTTTTTATGCTGGACAATCAGCTAGAAATGTTCAAGGAATTAACGGAAACGCCAGGCGCTCCCGGTCATGAAGGGGCCGTTCGGGAAGTCATGAAGAAGTACATAGAGCCTTATGCTGACGAGGTTTATACCGATAATCTGGGAAGTTTGATCGCTAGACAAGGCAATCCGGAGCAAGGCCCAAAAGTGATGGTTGCGGGTCACTTGGATGAAGTCGGATTTATGATTACGATGATTACGGACAAAGGGTTTCTACGGTTCCAACCGCTTGGTGGATGGTGGAATCAAGTGATGCTTGCCCAACGCGTAACCGTTTTAACGAGGAAAGGCCCGATTGAAGGGGTAATTGGTTCAACGCCGCCTCACATTTTGAGCCCTGAAGCTCGACGCAAGCCTGTTGAAATTAAGAGTATGTTTATTGATATCGGAGCGAGCAGCAAAGAAGAAGCAGAGGAGTTTGGGATTCGTCCCGGCGATACGGTCGTGCCCATCTGTCCTTTTACAGTGATGAAAAACCCAAAATTGTTAATGGCAAAAGCTTGGGATAATCGGATTGGCTGCGCGATTGCAATCGAAGTGCTTAAGCAGCTGAAAGATACAAATTATGCGGGCGCTGTTTACGGCGTTGGCACGGTTCAGGAAGAAGTCGGATTACGCGGAGCGCAAACATCGGTTCACGCTGTTGATCCTGATATCGCTTTCGCGGTTGACGTTGGAATCGCGGGAGATACGCCTGGCATCAAGAAGGAAGACGCCCAGTCAGAGTTAGGCGCTGGGCCGCAACTACTGCTTTATGACGCATCAATGATTCCACACCGTGGACTGCGCGATTTTGTCATTGAAACAGCGGACGAATTAGAAATCCCATACCAATTTGACACCATTTCTGGCGGCGGAACGGACGCGGGCCGATTACACTTGCATAGCAAGGGGGTTCCATCCCTTGTCGTAAGTGTTGCGACGAGATATATTCACAGCCACGCGTCGATTCTTCATCGCGATGATTTCGACAATGCGGTACGATTATTGGTGGAAGTAATTAAACGTTTAGATCAACAAAAATTAGAACAAATTAGATCGGTATAATGTCGTGTTAGAAAACAAAGAGAGCTCACCGTCGGGTGAACTCTTTTTGTTTTAAGCGAAGTGGCAGTGAGGATTGGCGTGTTATTGTTTAATTTCACGATGTAAAATTTGCAGGATTTGTCCCTGCGTCTCGACGGGGCTATGATTCCACAGCACTTCAAACAGAACGCCAAGACCTGGTAACGTTTTGTCTTCGCCGCTTGTGATCGCATCAATGATTGTCTCTCGCAATTCTCCAAGCGATGAATCGGAAACATTAGCAAGCACGGCTCGACGCAAATCGACTTGAGATGGTTGCATTTAGATTGCCTCCCGACATAAATGTGATCATTTTATCGTTTGCATGCTTCCTCGTTTTCATCCCGTTAGGAATTGGTAATTAGCTGTGCTATAATATTTTTTACAAAAAAATCATGTTAGGAATGAGGGCCATGGCGGATCGAGCATTCGCGGTAGTTGGAATGGGACGTTTTGGTTCAAGTGTAGCAAAGACATTGTATGAGATGGGTTATGATGTAATGGCAATTGATACGGATGAAGAGAAAATTCAAGATCATATCCAGTCGGTTACTTACGCTGTACAGGCTGATTCGACTGATGAACAAGCTTTAAAAGAATTGGGGATGCGTAATTTCGACGTGGTTGTCGTTGCAATTGGCGAAGATATTCAGGCAAGCATCTTGTCTACGCTAATTTTAAAAGAACTAGGGGTTAAGAAAGTTGTTGTAAAAGCGCAAAGTGAACGGCACGGTAAGGTCCTTTATAAAATTGGAGCGGATCGGGTTGTATTCCCAGAAAGGGATATGGGGGCAAGGGTTGCCAACAATTTAGTTTCACCCGGTATTTTAGATTTTATTGAACTTGCCGAAGATTATAGTGTTGCTGAGATTGCGGCAACTACAGGGATGATTGGAAAAGATTTGGTCACCTTGGATATTCGCGCTCGCTTTGGGGTGAACGTGATGGCGATTAAAAGCGGTGAAAACATAAACATTGCTCCGAATGCGGAAGATGTAATTCAGGAGGACGATGTGCTCGTTGTGATCGGACATAATAGTGACTTGAAGCGACTAGAGGAGAAGAGTAAGTAGAGGTGGATGATATGGAAAGAATCGAATCGGTACAGAATGCAAGGGTGAAAGAATGGGCTAAGCTAGGCAAAAGGAAAGGAAGAGAACAGGCGGGATCGTTTATTGTTGAAGGGGAACACGTAGTCGAGGAGGCGATAAAGCAGGAAGCGCCAATCGAAGCCTTGTTAATGACGGAGGCATTCCCCGCAACGGAGATCATTAGCCAATTTGCTCAGACGAACCCTTCAATTTGCTTTCAAGTGTCTGATACTATTATGAGGCGATTGTCTGAAACAGAAACGCCGCAAGGAATTATGGCGATTACGAAAATCCAAAAGGACGAATTGGAATCCTTTATACATAAAAAGTATTTGCTGTTATTAGACGCGATTCAGGATCCAGGTAATCTTGGAACGATCATTCGCGCAGCTGACGCGGCGGGGGTCGATGGAATCATCCTTGGCAACGGCACAGTCGATCCGCATAACTCCAAAGTGGTCCGTTCAACAATGGGTTCTATTTTTCATATTCCGATTATTCAAGCGAACTTAGCGGAAATTATTGGGCAGCTGCAACAACATGAATACACATTCATTGCCGCAAGTTTGGAAGGGGCGGTCGCCTATGATGAGCAAGACTACACAGGATCTATTGGAATCGTCATCGGCAATGAAGCGAATGGCGTCTCTGAGGAAATTTTGCGCGCTTGCTCTTCAAGGATTAAGATCCCACTCTACGGCCGCGCTGAATCGTTGAATGCCGCGATCGCCGCGGGAATTATTATGTATGAAGCGACCCGTCAAAGAAAGCAAGTTGCGCCGAAAGCGCCGATTGACTATAATTAACGTGAATTGAAGATGATTATAAAGTGAAGATGGAGACAAGTAAGTAGGATCGAGCTATGAACGAACGATGGCTACGTTAATCGTTTTAGGGAGGGGAGCCTAGACTGGAAGTTCCCTCATAGCGTAACCTAGCTGAATTCACTCCGGAGCTGTCCCCTGAAAGGATATCGAATAGGGGGTACCGGTGAACAACCGTTAAACATTTGTAAAGTGAGAACGATCGACCGTATTTGTAATCGTTCTAATAAGGGTGGTACCGCGACCTCTCGTCCCTTGCCAGGGATGAGAGGTTTTTTGTTGGATTAAAGGAGGAATTACTGTGCAGGAAAAGTTAGTGGAGTTAAAAGAAGCAGCGCTCGCAAGCTTATCGGATGTTAAAGATCTTGCAGAGCTCAATGATCTTAGAGTCAAGTATTTAGGAAAAAGAGGGGCCCTCACGGAAATAATGAAAGGAATGGGTAAACTCTCGCCTGAGGAACGGCCTGTTATGGGGCAACAAGCGAATGAGGTTCGAGCGGTGATTGAATCGCTGCTTAAAGAAAAAACGGAGGCTTTCGAGCAAGCTATATTGCAGGAAAAATTAGAGAGTCAACGAATTGATGTGACGCTGCCAGGTAGGGTTGTGGCAAGAGGAGCAAAGCACCCGCTCACTTTGATTGTCGAGCAAATTGAAGATTTGTTCATTGGGCTCGGTTTTGAAATCGCGGAAGGTCCAGAAGTTGAAACCGACTATTATAACTTTGAAGCGTTAAATTTGCCGAAGGATCACCCGGCCCGCGATATGCAAGATTCGTTTTATATTACGGAAGATATTTTAATGCGTACCCATACATCGCCAAACCAAGCTCGGGTAATGGAAGCGAAGCAAGGGGAGGCGCCTGTTAAAATCCTGTGCCCTGGACGAGTATATCGACGGGACGATGATGACGCGACTCATTCACACGTATTCACTCAAATCGAGGGGCTTGTGATTGATGAAAATATTCGAATGAGTGATTTAAAAGGGATCTTGTTGTTTTTTGCGCAAGAGATGTTTGGCAGCGATGTGGAAATTCGATTGCGTCCTAGTTTCTTCCCGTTTACGGAACCGAGCGCGGAAGTGGATGTTACGTGCGCGGTATGTCATGGGACAGGCTGTCGCGTTTGTAAAGATACAGGCTGGTTAGAAATTTTAGGTTCGGGTATGGTTCATCCAAAAGTGCTTGAAATGTCTGGATATGACTCCGAAAAATATACAGGTTTTGCGTTTGGAATGGGCGTTGAGCGGATTGCGATGCTCAAATACGGAATTGAGGACATCCGCCACTTTTACAACAATGACCTTAGATTTTTGAAGCAATTTAATCGTCGGTAAGGAGAGAGTGTAGAAAATGAGATTATCATTTAATTGGCTCAAGGAGTATGTAGATTTATCAGGAATTACACCTGAAGAGCTGGCTGAAAGATTGACGCGCAGCGGTGTGGAAGTAGAAGCGGTAGAGCAACGGAATCAGGGCGTTTCTCAAATTGTGGTCGGTCATGTGTTGGAAAAGAGCAAACACCCCGATGCGGACAAGTTGAGTGTTTGTCAGGTAGATGTCGGGGATGAGCGGCTGCAAATTGTTTGCGGCGCGGAAAATGTGGACGCTGGTCAGCGCGTTGTGGTCTCTAAAGTTGGAGCTGTGTTGCCTGGCGGTTTAAAAATTAAAAAGGCGAAACTAAGGGGCGTTGAATCAAAGGGAATGATCTGTTCGGCTAAAGAATTAGGAATCAATGATAAGTTGCTTTCTAAAAGCCAACAAGATGGAATCATGGTTTTAGCGAATGATTCTGAGATCGGAGCAGACGCGCTCGCTTACCTTGGTCTCGATGATACCGTGCTTGAATTGGAGTTGACGCCAAATCGGTCTGATTGCTTAAGTATGATTGGTGTTGCATATGAAGTTGCCGCCATCCTAGGGAGGGAAGTGAACTTGCCTCGCCTTGATCCGCCTGAAAATGGACAATCGATTGAAGGACAAGTGGCTGTTTCAATCGCAGCTTCAGAACAGTGCGCGAATTACTCTGCGCGTTTAATTACTGATATTCAACTCGGTCCCTCCCCGCAATGGATGCAAAATCGATTAATGGCGGCAGGGATTCGACCGATCAATAATATCGTTGACATTACAAACTATGTTATGCTGGAACAAGGGCAGCCATTGCATGCGTTTGATTATGAAAAAGTACGTAATGGACAAATCGTCGTTCGTCTTGCTGAACAAGGCGAAAAATTTGTAACGTTGGATGAAATTGAGCATCAACTGGATGATGAAATGTTGTTGATTACGGACGGCGAGAAGCCGATCGCGCTAGCGGGTGTGATGGGCGGCGCAAATTCAGAGGTATCGGAGCAGACGACGACCATATTGCTTGAATCCGCGCTTTTTTCTGGTGTTTCTGTGCGTAAAACTTCTAAAAAGTTAAACATGCGGTCTGAGGCAAGCTTACGCTTCGAGAAAGAAGTGGATCCCGAAGGCGCGCATAAGGCGTTGGACCGAGCGGCCCTTTTAATGGCGGAACTTGCCCAAGGTGTTGTTGCAAAAGGTATCGCCAAAGATGAAACGAAGCCACATCACAGGATCACAGTCACTCTTCGACAAGATCGCTTGAATGCGGCGCTGGGCACGAGCCTAACGTTGTCGGAAACAGAAGCTATTTTACATCGTTTGAAATTCGCGTTTGAAATGAACAAGGGTGTATTTGAAGTCGAAATTCCATCTCGACGCCAAGACATTACGCGTGAGGTTGATTTAGTGGAAGAGGTGGCTCGTCTACACGGCTATGATCACATTCCAACTAGCTTGCCGACAGGTCCGACTACTCGG
This genomic window contains:
- the leuB gene encoding 3-isopropylmalate dehydrogenase, which codes for MKEFKIAVLPGDGIGPEVMEQAVKILKVIEHQEKVKFNFEYGLLGGCAIDADGTPLPEQTLEITKNADAILLGAVGGPKWDQNPNHLRPEAGLLALRKELDLYANLRPAQMYECMAKASSLKEELVAGVDIMVVRELTGGIYFGEKKRYEDQNGKEVAVDTLLYHEDEIERIVRMAFEIAGKRDNRLVSVDKANVLESSRLWRSVVERIAKEYPNIECTHMLVDACAMQLVRAPKQFDVIVTENMFGDILSDEAAMLTGSIGMLASASLTDGNLGLYEPVHGSAPDIAGQELANPIATILSAALMLRYSFGLDDAAKRIEDAVEDVLNKGIRTADIATTGEISVGTNDMANYIAEILEA
- a CDS encoding sigma-w pathway protein ysdB, producing the protein MILIIRILLLILLILGIYWCFTFFLHPYRKINRAVEQKRTIMMDDKGNVHRNILLVYRGVLFEGEKYMGTTEEAFQIVKIHVWPRRHEELVGLQREDFEEIRSMIHAAYPHAEISWKSPIRELLHNSE
- a CDS encoding B12-binding domain-containing radical SAM protein, with translation MKTVIATLNAKYIHASLALRYLKAYCQQDFELEMMEFTIRDTPINIVTDIINANPTVVGFSCYIWNIEETIILIDMLKKINPQLKIILGGPEVSYDVAYWMERLQGVDFIVVGEGEETLHHLLSEIEGEHKYDLVFGIAYRKGEEVVINPPNPRLDLNDIPSPYIGFDDIEELRNRVVYYETSRGCPFSCSFCLSSIEVGVRYFDIERAKKELKYLIDNGVKLIKFVDRTFNIRRDYAMEIFDFLIKNHGGAVFQFEITADIMRPEVLDYLAEHAPPGIFRFEIGVQSTNDATNILVERRQNFDKLSHTVMTIKNAENIDQHLDLIAGLPEEDYDSFRKTFNDVFAMRPEELQLGFLKMLRGTGMRINADKYGYKWMEHAPYEILGNDVLPFSDIVKIKRVEDVLEKYWNAHRLDRTVEFLVSTQFETPFDFFQQFGDYWELNGWQRIGHQLEDLFTRLYQFLEHIEIKDLPIAKGIMQLDYFLTQRNKPRRTWWTFEMEKSEQQRLMRLAANEPNLLGPKFTSYNMDERELHKRAVVELLPFDLQKYETSGEITEAETLLLVYYELGQLPSYFTANLADVQIAEN
- a CDS encoding M42 family metallopeptidase, with protein sequence MLDNQLEMFKELTETPGAPGHEGAVREVMKKYIEPYADEVYTDNLGSLIARQGNPEQGPKVMVAGHLDEVGFMITMITDKGFLRFQPLGGWWNQVMLAQRVTVLTRKGPIEGVIGSTPPHILSPEARRKPVEIKSMFIDIGASSKEEAEEFGIRPGDTVVPICPFTVMKNPKLLMAKAWDNRIGCAIAIEVLKQLKDTNYAGAVYGVGTVQEEVGLRGAQTSVHAVDPDIAFAVDVGIAGDTPGIKKEDAQSELGAGPQLLLYDASMIPHRGLRDFVIETADELEIPYQFDTISGGGTDAGRLHLHSKGVPSLVVSVATRYIHSHASILHRDDFDNAVRLLVEVIKRLDQQKLEQIRSV
- the sspI gene encoding small acid-soluble spore protein SspI, whose protein sequence is MQPSQVDLRRAVLANVSDSSLGELRETIIDAITSGEDKTLPGLGVLFEVLWNHSPVETQGQILQILHREIKQ
- a CDS encoding potassium channel family protein, translating into MADRAFAVVGMGRFGSSVAKTLYEMGYDVMAIDTDEEKIQDHIQSVTYAVQADSTDEQALKELGMRNFDVVVVAIGEDIQASILSTLILKELGVKKVVVKAQSERHGKVLYKIGADRVVFPERDMGARVANNLVSPGILDFIELAEDYSVAEIAATTGMIGKDLVTLDIRARFGVNVMAIKSGENINIAPNAEDVIQEDDVLVVIGHNSDLKRLEEKSK
- a CDS encoding TrmH family RNA methyltransferase, with translation MERIESVQNARVKEWAKLGKRKGREQAGSFIVEGEHVVEEAIKQEAPIEALLMTEAFPATEIISQFAQTNPSICFQVSDTIMRRLSETETPQGIMAITKIQKDELESFIHKKYLLLLDAIQDPGNLGTIIRAADAAGVDGIILGNGTVDPHNSKVVRSTMGSIFHIPIIQANLAEIIGQLQQHEYTFIAASLEGAVAYDEQDYTGSIGIVIGNEANGVSEEILRACSSRIKIPLYGRAESLNAAIAAGIIMYEATRQRKQVAPKAPIDYN
- the pheS gene encoding phenylalanine--tRNA ligase subunit alpha; this encodes MQEKLVELKEAALASLSDVKDLAELNDLRVKYLGKRGALTEIMKGMGKLSPEERPVMGQQANEVRAVIESLLKEKTEAFEQAILQEKLESQRIDVTLPGRVVARGAKHPLTLIVEQIEDLFIGLGFEIAEGPEVETDYYNFEALNLPKDHPARDMQDSFYITEDILMRTHTSPNQARVMEAKQGEAPVKILCPGRVYRRDDDDATHSHVFTQIEGLVIDENIRMSDLKGILLFFAQEMFGSDVEIRLRPSFFPFTEPSAEVDVTCAVCHGTGCRVCKDTGWLEILGSGMVHPKVLEMSGYDSEKYTGFAFGMGVERIAMLKYGIEDIRHFYNNDLRFLKQFNRR
- the pheT gene encoding phenylalanine--tRNA ligase subunit beta, with translation MRLSFNWLKEYVDLSGITPEELAERLTRSGVEVEAVEQRNQGVSQIVVGHVLEKSKHPDADKLSVCQVDVGDERLQIVCGAENVDAGQRVVVSKVGAVLPGGLKIKKAKLRGVESKGMICSAKELGINDKLLSKSQQDGIMVLANDSEIGADALAYLGLDDTVLELELTPNRSDCLSMIGVAYEVAAILGREVNLPRLDPPENGQSIEGQVAVSIAASEQCANYSARLITDIQLGPSPQWMQNRLMAAGIRPINNIVDITNYVMLEQGQPLHAFDYEKVRNGQIVVRLAEQGEKFVTLDEIEHQLDDEMLLITDGEKPIALAGVMGGANSEVSEQTTTILLESALFSGVSVRKTSKKLNMRSEASLRFEKEVDPEGAHKALDRAALLMAELAQGVVAKGIAKDETKPHHRITVTLRQDRLNAALGTSLTLSETEAILHRLKFAFEMNKGVFEVEIPSRRQDITREVDLVEEVARLHGYDHIPTSLPTGPTTRGRLTDYQAWLRDARNVLVGAGLYEVSTYSFTNEQIMYDFAPLHEDTEGILLNMPMSEERGRLRVNLLPHLLETTAYNKNRQTHDVAIFEIGRVFISNEAQLTRLPQESLVVAGLMTGDYPTEHWTQQAQPVDFYTIKGTVEVLLEQLGVTGAAYEGTSDLIGMHPGRTASIAVGDVSVGYVGQVHPALQKKYDIDESYVFYLDLEKLYTLRARLGQYQLLPRYPANTRDMSILVDESIPASHIKQLIRAQGGSILENVELFDVYTGDKIAKDKKSLAFALIYRKPEGTLTDEEVNEAHERIVAALATTYQAELRS